The following coding sequences are from one Candidatus Nitronereus thalassa window:
- a CDS encoding YnfA family protein, producing the protein GCFAFWMWLRLDRSPWWATAGIISLVIFAVILTRSEAAFAGRTYAAYGGVYIVSSLLWLWAVEGVSPDRWDVAGAGMCLVGAAIILWAPRPLIQ; encoded by the coding sequence GAGGCTGTTTTGCCTTCTGGATGTGGCTCCGATTGGACCGCTCGCCTTGGTGGGCGACAGCAGGCATTATATCCCTGGTGATCTTTGCGGTCATATTGACCCGCTCAGAAGCGGCTTTTGCCGGACGAACCTATGCAGCCTATGGCGGGGTTTATATTGTATCCTCGCTTTTATGGTTATGGGCTGTTGAAGGTGTGAGCCCTGATCGGTGGGATGTCGCAGGAGCAGGAATGTGCTTGGTTGGAGCTGCCATTATACTTTGGGCCCCACGACCTCTTATTCAATAA